The following are encoded in a window of Arthrobacter sp. OAP107 genomic DNA:
- a CDS encoding GNAT family N-acetyltransferase, with translation MEQATILTVRHVPERHRYELSDGDTVVGKAHYLPYDGGHGPERIFYHTTVSEDYAGQGLAARLVQDALDDTLDAGIAVVPVCPYVKLWLRKHPDYQQRAALVRPEHLAALENAQR, from the coding sequence TTGGAACAAGCAACAATCCTGACCGTCCGGCACGTCCCGGAGCGCCACCGCTACGAGCTCAGCGACGGCGACACCGTCGTCGGGAAAGCGCACTACCTGCCGTATGACGGGGGACATGGGCCCGAGCGGATTTTCTACCACACGACCGTCAGCGAGGACTACGCCGGGCAGGGCCTGGCTGCGCGCCTGGTCCAGGATGCGCTGGACGATACCCTGGACGCCGGGATCGCCGTTGTGCCCGTTTGCCCGTACGTCAAGCTCTGGCTGCGCAAGCACCCGGACTACCAGCAACGCGCCGCCCTGGTCCGCCCCGAGCACCTGGCCGCCCTCGAGAACGCGCAGCGGTAA
- a CDS encoding pirin family protein yields the protein MSNLETFPEEIVCTEGDHAEAVEFLAPRNVPLGGPRAMPVRRTLPQKQRSLIGAWCFLDHYGPDLVPESGGMKVPRHPHTGLATVSWLFTGNVAHRDSAGYEAIVRPGQVNLMVAGRGISHQEFSTPDTGVLHGAQLWYALPEETRNMAPTFQHYAPEPVQGEGSELRVFLGSLAGSSSPVNTYTPPLLGAEAVLHAGGRLELDLDPSFEHGILLDTGDVSIDGTAMAVDHLHYLRPGRTRIALEAGRAPARLLILGGEPLSEQIVMWWNFVGRSHEEVVAYRAAWQAEIGAEPTDPPPGDTYPDGAPFPRFGPFPDGYPAPLPAPALPNARLRPRG from the coding sequence ATGAGCAATCTGGAAACCTTCCCCGAGGAGATCGTCTGCACCGAGGGGGACCATGCGGAAGCGGTGGAATTCCTGGCCCCCCGGAACGTTCCCCTGGGCGGGCCGCGGGCCATGCCGGTGCGCAGGACCCTGCCCCAGAAGCAGCGCAGCCTCATCGGCGCCTGGTGCTTCCTGGACCACTACGGCCCGGACCTCGTCCCGGAGTCGGGCGGGATGAAAGTCCCGCGCCATCCCCACACGGGCCTGGCAACGGTCAGCTGGCTCTTCACCGGCAACGTGGCCCATCGCGACTCTGCGGGATACGAGGCGATCGTCCGTCCCGGACAAGTCAACCTCATGGTTGCGGGACGGGGGATTTCCCATCAGGAGTTCTCCACCCCGGATACCGGCGTCCTCCATGGCGCGCAGCTTTGGTACGCCCTGCCCGAGGAAACCCGGAACATGGCGCCGACCTTCCAGCACTATGCGCCCGAGCCGGTACAGGGAGAGGGCAGCGAGTTGCGTGTTTTCCTCGGCTCGCTGGCAGGGTCGTCCTCGCCCGTCAACACCTACACGCCGCCGCTGCTGGGTGCCGAGGCGGTGCTGCACGCCGGCGGACGGCTTGAACTGGACCTGGACCCGTCCTTTGAACATGGAATCCTGCTCGACACCGGTGACGTTTCCATCGACGGGACGGCCATGGCCGTGGACCACCTGCACTATCTGCGCCCCGGCCGGACCAGGATTGCCCTGGAGGCCGGGCGGGCGCCGGCCCGGCTGCTGATCCTCGGCGGAGAGCCGCTCAGCGAACAGATCGTCATGTGGTGGAACTTCGTCGGGCGTAGCCACGAGGAAGTGGTCGCCTACCGTGCGGCCTGGCAGGCAGAGATCGGCGCCGAGCCAACGGACCCTCCTCCGGGGGATACTTACCCGGACGGTGCCCCGTTCCCCCGCTTCGGGCCGTTCCCGGACGGGTATCCGGCGCCACTGCCTGCCCCAGCACTGCCCAACGCCCGGCTTCGGCCCCGCGGCTAA
- a CDS encoding NAD(P)-binding domain-containing protein — MTDITIIGTGNMARGLATRAIAGGKSVQLLAHEDKAKADALAAELGGQVTTGVVGDDLSGAVVIPAVYYDPAKAVVAKYGSGLNGKVYVDITNPVDTSTFEGLSVPEGSSAAEELQKSTGAKVVKAFNTTFAGTLASGDVAGQQLDVLIAGDDEDAVRAVAEFASAGGLRPIVVGPQRRARQLEQAGFLHILLSANDQLPEFQWNSALKVVPAS; from the coding sequence ATGACTGACATCACCATCATCGGAACCGGCAACATGGCCCGCGGACTCGCGACCCGCGCCATCGCAGGCGGCAAGAGCGTCCAGCTGCTCGCCCACGAGGACAAGGCCAAGGCCGATGCCCTCGCGGCCGAGCTTGGCGGCCAGGTGACCACCGGTGTGGTGGGTGACGACCTCAGCGGGGCCGTCGTGATTCCCGCCGTGTACTACGATCCCGCCAAGGCCGTGGTGGCAAAGTACGGCAGCGGGCTCAACGGCAAGGTGTACGTGGACATCACCAACCCGGTGGACACATCCACTTTCGAAGGGCTCAGCGTCCCCGAGGGCAGCTCCGCGGCCGAAGAGCTCCAAAAATCCACCGGAGCCAAAGTGGTGAAGGCCTTCAACACCACCTTCGCCGGGACACTGGCCTCCGGCGACGTGGCCGGCCAGCAGCTCGACGTCCTCATCGCCGGTGATGACGAGGACGCCGTGCGGGCCGTGGCGGAGTTCGCCTCGGCGGGCGGCCTGCGGCCGATCGTCGTCGGACCCCAGCGCCGGGCCCGCCAGCTCGAACAGGCCGGGTTCCTGCACATACTGCTTTCGGCCAACGACCAGCTGCCGGAGTTCCAGTGGAACTCGGCGTTGAAGGTGGTCCCGGCCAGCTAG
- a CDS encoding ABC transporter substrate-binding protein, which produces MVRQSLKSRTGALRPGFKPGAGLALAATTLLALCACSDPGAAASANAPAVTKTATSTAKSFNLTPEQDRFPVSVDKAAAALVPEAIKKDGKLTVAVSPFAPPLAVYATDNKTPVGNEVDIAVALAQTLGLEAEIVPTAWADWPLGVESGKYEAVLSNVTVTEERKLKFDFASYRDDKLGFYAKSGSDITKVESAPDVAGKRIIVGSGTNQESILLRWDEENKAKGLKPVEFQYYDDDSASNLALQSGRADLTFGPNATAAYKAATDEKTKLVGLVDGGWPLKASIAATTKKGNGFAAAAQAGLNHLIGDGTYGKILDRWGLSSEAVAKSELNPAGLPKS; this is translated from the coding sequence ATGGTCCGTCAATCTCTCAAGTCCCGCACGGGCGCACTCAGGCCGGGCTTCAAGCCGGGGGCGGGACTGGCTCTGGCAGCCACCACTCTCCTGGCGCTCTGCGCCTGCTCTGATCCCGGGGCTGCGGCGTCCGCGAATGCGCCGGCCGTCACAAAGACAGCCACGTCGACTGCCAAGAGCTTCAACCTGACGCCCGAGCAGGACCGCTTTCCCGTCAGCGTGGACAAAGCGGCCGCTGCCCTGGTTCCGGAGGCCATCAAGAAGGACGGCAAGCTGACGGTGGCCGTCAGCCCGTTTGCACCGCCGCTGGCGGTCTACGCCACCGACAATAAGACCCCCGTGGGCAACGAGGTGGACATCGCCGTCGCACTGGCCCAGACGCTGGGGCTGGAAGCAGAGATCGTGCCCACCGCCTGGGCCGACTGGCCCCTCGGCGTCGAGTCGGGCAAGTATGAAGCGGTCCTCTCCAACGTCACCGTGACGGAGGAGCGCAAGCTCAAGTTCGACTTCGCCAGCTACCGGGATGACAAGCTCGGCTTCTACGCCAAGAGCGGCAGCGACATCACCAAGGTCGAATCCGCCCCCGACGTCGCCGGCAAGCGCATCATCGTCGGCTCGGGCACCAACCAGGAGTCCATCCTGCTGCGCTGGGATGAGGAGAACAAGGCCAAGGGCCTGAAGCCGGTCGAGTTCCAGTACTACGACGACGACTCCGCCTCAAACCTGGCGCTGCAGTCCGGCCGCGCGGACCTGACGTTCGGACCGAACGCCACCGCCGCCTACAAGGCCGCCACGGACGAGAAGACCAAGCTGGTGGGTCTGGTGGACGGCGGCTGGCCGCTGAAGGCGAGCATCGCCGCCACCACCAAGAAGGGCAACGGCTTCGCCGCAGCCGCCCAGGCCGGCCTGAACCACCTGATCGGGGACGGCACCTACGGCAAGATCCTGGACCGCTGGGGCCTCTCTTCGGAGGCCGTCGCCAAGTCGGAGCTGAACCCGGCGGGCCTGCCCAAGAGCTAA
- a CDS encoding ABC transporter substrate-binding protein: MSSSPENPGSTRIAAGQPARRKRPSGLKIGIAAGVLAVLGAGVAVATTAANNAAPGSASAAAVTSPATELKLGYFGNITHATALVGVQKGFIAKELGDTKLSTQVFNAGPAAIEALNAGAIDATYIGPNPAINSFVKSKGESISIIAGAASGGAQLVVKPEIKTAADLKGKTLASPQLGGTQDVALRAWLGKQGYKTNTDGGGDVAINPTENAQTLKLFQNGKLDGAWLPEPWASRLVLQAGARVLVDEKDLWDGSLTGKPGEFPTTILIVNKKFAAEHPQTVEALLKGHVEAVKWLNDTPAAEKAKEVNAALKEAAGKALPQEVIDRSLKNIVFTVDPLAGAFKKLLQDGVDAGTTKQADISGIFDLAKLNEVTGEKTSAAGLGKE, from the coding sequence ATGTCTTCGTCACCCGAGAACCCGGGCTCCACCCGGATCGCGGCGGGTCAGCCCGCCCGCCGCAAACGCCCCAGCGGACTCAAGATCGGCATTGCAGCCGGCGTCCTTGCAGTCCTGGGCGCAGGCGTCGCAGTCGCCACCACGGCCGCCAACAACGCCGCCCCGGGGTCGGCCAGCGCGGCCGCCGTCACCAGCCCCGCCACCGAGCTGAAGCTGGGCTACTTCGGGAACATCACCCACGCCACCGCGCTGGTCGGCGTCCAGAAGGGCTTCATCGCCAAGGAGCTCGGCGACACCAAGCTCAGCACCCAGGTGTTCAACGCCGGCCCGGCCGCCATCGAAGCGTTGAACGCCGGCGCGATCGACGCCACGTACATTGGCCCGAACCCCGCCATCAATTCGTTCGTCAAGAGCAAGGGCGAATCCATCAGCATCATCGCCGGGGCAGCTTCCGGCGGTGCCCAGCTGGTGGTAAAGCCCGAGATCAAGACCGCGGCCGACCTCAAGGGCAAAACCCTCGCCTCGCCCCAGCTCGGCGGCACCCAGGACGTGGCGCTCCGCGCCTGGCTGGGCAAGCAGGGCTACAAGACCAACACCGACGGCGGCGGGGACGTCGCCATCAACCCCACCGAAAACGCGCAGACCCTGAAGCTGTTCCAGAACGGCAAGCTCGACGGCGCGTGGTTGCCGGAGCCGTGGGCCTCCCGTCTGGTGCTCCAGGCCGGCGCCAGGGTCCTGGTGGACGAAAAGGACCTGTGGGACGGTTCGCTGACCGGCAAGCCCGGCGAGTTCCCCACCACCATCCTGATCGTGAACAAGAAGTTCGCCGCGGAGCACCCGCAGACCGTGGAAGCCCTGCTCAAGGGCCACGTCGAAGCCGTGAAGTGGCTCAACGACACCCCGGCCGCCGAGAAGGCCAAGGAAGTGAACGCCGCATTGAAGGAAGCTGCCGGCAAGGCCCTCCCGCAGGAAGTCATTGACCGCTCGCTGAAGAACATCGTGTTCACGGTGGACCCGCTGGCCGGAGCGTTCAAGAAGCTGCTCCAGGACGGCGTGGACGCCGGCACCACCAAGCAGGCCGACATCAGCGGCATCTTCGACCTGGCCAAGCTGAACGAAGTCACCGGTGAAAAGACTTCCGCCGCAGGACTGGGCAAGGAATAA
- a CDS encoding GntR family transcriptional regulator codes for METSAAAALPKYYVLKEQILTLIEDAVPGTLIPTERALAEQYGTSRTTVRQAIGELVAEGRLDRTQGRGTYVAPPKVTHVRQLTSFSDDAASQGLTAAARIVDVSVLPADPATARRLAVEPGTDIHRVERIRLVDGEPLAHEIAFLAGPLPDLARTVAERGSLYAALREDYGIRIAEVEDTVETKLAGPAEVQLLDVEMGAPMLLVHRLGFTPDGRPVEWTESVFRGDRFRFVARMHV; via the coding sequence ATGGAAACCTCCGCGGCCGCTGCCCTGCCCAAGTACTACGTACTCAAGGAGCAGATCCTGACCCTCATCGAGGACGCGGTGCCCGGAACGCTGATCCCCACCGAGCGCGCGCTCGCCGAGCAATACGGAACGTCCCGCACCACGGTCCGGCAGGCCATCGGCGAACTGGTGGCCGAGGGCCGCCTGGACAGGACGCAGGGGAGGGGGACCTACGTGGCGCCGCCCAAGGTGACCCACGTCCGCCAGCTCACGTCCTTTTCCGACGACGCCGCAAGCCAGGGCCTCACGGCTGCGGCCAGGATCGTGGATGTGAGCGTGCTGCCGGCCGATCCGGCAACCGCGCGCCGGCTGGCGGTGGAACCCGGAACGGACATCCACCGGGTGGAACGGATCAGGCTGGTGGACGGCGAGCCGCTGGCGCACGAGATTGCGTTCCTTGCCGGGCCGCTGCCGGATCTTGCCCGGACCGTGGCGGAGCGCGGTTCCCTGTACGCGGCCCTGCGCGAGGACTACGGAATCCGGATCGCCGAGGTGGAGGACACCGTGGAGACCAAGCTGGCCGGGCCGGCCGAAGTGCAGCTCCTGGACGTCGAAATGGGTGCCCCCATGCTGCTGGTCCACCGTCTCGGGTTCACCCCGGACGGACGCCCCGTGGAGTGGACCGAGTCGGTGTTCCGCGGGGACAGGTTCCGTTTCGTGGCGCGGATGCACGTCTGA
- a CDS encoding sugar porter family MFS transporter, protein MSFLQDLRQTPRLGLLVGGTAATIGIIYGYDLSNIAGALLFITKEFQLSTSQQELVTTAVVVGEVLGAILGGWLANKLGRKACMVGVAGAYAAFAVLSALAADVPMLLVARLLLGLTIGISVVVVPVFVAESAPPKVRGALLVAYQVATVIGIIIGYLAAYVLSSTENWRLMLGLAAVPALAVLAVTLRLPDTARWYMMRGRTEDARRTLSSIEPDADVDAELADMRRAIGEERGGGLREMLRSPYLKATVFVVGLGFFIQITGINAVVYYSPRIFEAMGFTGNAAILLLPALVQAASLVAVFVSLSLVDRVGRRPILLGGIGMMIAANAILVGVFMAGRDFGGILTVVGFFGVLLFTVGFTFGFGALVWVYAGESFPARLRSLGASAMLTSDLVANVIVAAFFLTMLQQLGGAGTFAVFGALAIAGFIFVHRLAPETKGRNLEEIRHYWENGARWPESTGSTGSSKPAAK, encoded by the coding sequence ATGTCGTTCCTGCAAGACCTGCGCCAGACGCCCCGCCTCGGCCTTCTGGTCGGCGGCACCGCCGCCACCATCGGCATAATCTATGGCTACGACCTGTCGAATATCGCCGGCGCCCTGCTGTTCATCACCAAGGAGTTCCAGCTCTCCACCAGCCAACAGGAGCTGGTGACCACTGCCGTCGTCGTGGGTGAAGTCCTGGGCGCCATCCTCGGCGGCTGGCTCGCCAACAAGCTGGGCCGCAAGGCCTGCATGGTGGGCGTGGCCGGAGCGTATGCCGCGTTCGCGGTGCTCAGCGCCCTCGCCGCTGACGTGCCCATGCTGCTCGTGGCCCGGCTGCTCCTGGGCCTGACCATCGGCATTTCCGTGGTGGTGGTGCCCGTCTTCGTGGCGGAGTCAGCGCCGCCCAAGGTGCGCGGCGCCCTGCTCGTGGCGTACCAGGTGGCCACCGTCATCGGCATCATCATCGGCTACCTGGCCGCCTACGTCCTGTCCTCCACCGAGAACTGGCGGCTGATGCTCGGCCTGGCCGCCGTCCCCGCCCTCGCGGTCCTCGCCGTCACCCTCCGCCTCCCCGACACCGCCCGTTGGTACATGATGCGCGGCCGCACCGAGGACGCCCGGCGCACCCTCAGCTCGATCGAGCCGGACGCCGATGTTGACGCCGAACTGGCGGACATGCGCCGCGCCATCGGCGAAGAACGCGGCGGCGGCCTGCGCGAGATGCTCCGCTCGCCGTACCTGAAGGCGACCGTGTTCGTCGTCGGCCTTGGCTTCTTCATCCAGATCACCGGTATCAACGCCGTGGTCTACTACAGCCCCCGGATCTTCGAGGCCATGGGCTTCACCGGCAACGCCGCCATCCTGCTGCTGCCCGCACTGGTCCAGGCCGCCTCCCTGGTGGCCGTGTTCGTCTCGCTGTCCCTGGTGGACCGGGTGGGCCGGCGGCCCATCCTGCTCGGCGGCATCGGCATGATGATCGCGGCCAACGCCATCCTGGTGGGCGTCTTTATGGCCGGGCGCGACTTCGGCGGAATCCTGACCGTGGTCGGCTTCTTTGGGGTCCTGCTGTTCACCGTGGGCTTCACCTTCGGCTTCGGCGCCCTGGTCTGGGTCTACGCCGGCGAATCCTTCCCCGCCCGGCTGCGTTCCCTGGGCGCCAGCGCCATGCTGACCTCGGACCTCGTGGCCAACGTGATCGTCGCGGCCTTCTTCCTGACCATGCTGCAGCAGCTCGGTGGCGCCGGCACGTTCGCGGTGTTCGGCGCGCTGGCCATCGCCGGCTTCATCTTCGTCCACCGCCTCGCCCCCGAAACCAAGGGCCGCAACCTCGAGGAAATCCGCCACTACTGGGAAAACGGCGCCCGCTGGCCGGAATCCACCGGCAGCACCGGCAGCAGCAAGCCGGCGGCCAAGTGA
- a CDS encoding BadF/BadG/BcrA/BcrD ATPase family protein — MRRVPGLGRVLGLDIGGSKTHAILAEVGTDDGGTTVPRQLAECTAGSANIASVGPDEAAAALDDLAGQLGIGDPARRGMDTVFAGAAGADTPAARKKLAGVLSRRFPGARILVDHDTRIILAAGGLTAGTVLISGTGSAAWAKARDGREARAGGWGYLLGDEGSGYAVARSAVRNALQDSDDGLTAGPLTSQLLARTGATEPGDLLDLFYRRPERRYWAGLAGIVFGLAASDAAGAAIAEDAARHLARLALTVNRRLGAIPENTPVLLAGGMLVNQPSLAIRVRELLAAGGLTDVRVLDRAPAWGAVELAGQLAGTPRRPATTIPA, encoded by the coding sequence ATGCGGCGCGTCCCCGGCCTCGGCCGTGTCCTCGGTTTGGATATTGGCGGTTCCAAGACCCACGCCATTCTGGCGGAGGTTGGAACTGACGACGGCGGGACAACAGTTCCCCGGCAGCTCGCCGAGTGCACGGCGGGCAGTGCAAACATCGCCTCCGTCGGGCCGGACGAGGCCGCCGCGGCGCTGGACGACCTCGCCGGGCAGCTCGGCATCGGTGATCCCGCACGTCGCGGCATGGACACCGTGTTTGCCGGTGCCGCGGGCGCGGACACGCCGGCCGCCCGGAAAAAGCTGGCCGGCGTGCTCTCCCGCCGGTTCCCAGGAGCCCGGATCCTCGTGGACCACGACACCCGCATCATCCTCGCGGCTGGCGGCCTCACCGCGGGCACAGTCCTCATCTCCGGCACCGGCTCCGCCGCGTGGGCGAAGGCCCGCGACGGCCGGGAAGCCCGGGCCGGCGGCTGGGGCTACCTGCTCGGCGACGAAGGCAGCGGCTACGCCGTGGCCCGCAGCGCGGTCCGCAACGCCCTGCAGGACTCCGACGACGGCCTGACCGCCGGGCCGTTGACGTCCCAGCTTTTGGCGCGAACCGGAGCCACGGAACCAGGCGATCTGCTGGACCTGTTCTACCGCCGCCCGGAGCGCCGGTACTGGGCCGGACTGGCGGGCATCGTGTTCGGCCTCGCAGCCTCGGACGCTGCGGGCGCCGCCATTGCTGAGGACGCCGCCCGGCATCTCGCCCGCCTGGCCCTGACCGTGAACCGACGGCTGGGCGCCATTCCGGAAAATACCCCGGTGCTGCTGGCCGGCGGCATGCTGGTGAACCAGCCGTCGTTGGCCATCCGGGTGCGCGAGCTGCTGGCAGCCGGCGGCCTCACCGACGTCCGGGTGCTGGACCGCGCCCCCGCCTGGGGCGCCGTGGAGCTGGCCGGTCAGCTCGCCGGCACACCGCGCCGGCCGGCCACCACCATCCCCGCCTAA
- a CDS encoding SIS domain-containing protein, with the protein MTAPHTEITAASPLPGSLMAAEILEQPESLARLLEHGRPAITRLAGVLRDADIRYVLLAARGTSDHAALYAKYLIETVLGLPAGLASPSSLTVYGAEPKMDGVLWLAVSQSGGSPDLVDSTAAAARGGALTVAVTNAPSSPLATAARHHLDILAGPEHAVAATKSYTSQLLALWLLIDAWAGGNGSEAADLPRLAADVLARPEILEVADRYRFVNHIITTGRGFSYPTAREAALKLMETSYLAAHAFSGADLLHGPFAMIDADRPVIAVASPGAGGRALHPVLDRLAERGADVCLVGDAGAARPLNHVVPLPAVHEQLSPILEIMPLQRLAHAMAAARHRDPDAPRGLRKITETW; encoded by the coding sequence ATGACTGCCCCGCACACCGAAATCACCGCCGCTTCCCCGCTTCCCGGCTCCCTGATGGCCGCCGAAATCCTGGAACAGCCGGAGTCGCTGGCCCGGCTGCTGGAGCACGGGCGCCCCGCGATCACCCGCCTGGCCGGCGTCCTCCGCGACGCGGACATCAGGTACGTCCTCCTGGCCGCACGCGGCACCAGCGACCACGCCGCCCTGTACGCGAAGTACCTCATCGAAACGGTGCTGGGGCTGCCGGCGGGGCTGGCGTCGCCGTCGAGCCTTACGGTGTACGGCGCTGAACCGAAAATGGACGGGGTGCTGTGGCTGGCGGTCAGCCAGTCCGGCGGCTCCCCGGATCTGGTGGACTCCACCGCCGCTGCCGCCCGGGGCGGCGCCCTCACCGTGGCCGTCACGAACGCACCGTCCTCACCGCTGGCCACTGCCGCCCGGCACCACCTGGACATCCTCGCCGGGCCGGAGCACGCCGTCGCCGCGACCAAGAGCTACACGTCGCAGCTGCTGGCGCTGTGGCTGCTGATCGATGCGTGGGCGGGAGGAAACGGCTCGGAAGCTGCCGACCTGCCGCGTCTCGCCGCCGATGTCCTGGCCCGGCCGGAGATACTGGAGGTTGCAGACCGCTACCGCTTCGTGAACCACATCATCACGACCGGACGCGGCTTCTCCTACCCCACCGCACGGGAGGCGGCGCTGAAACTGATGGAAACGTCCTACCTGGCCGCACACGCCTTCTCCGGCGCGGACCTGCTGCACGGGCCCTTTGCCATGATCGACGCCGACCGGCCCGTCATCGCCGTCGCGTCGCCCGGCGCCGGCGGCCGTGCCCTGCATCCGGTGCTGGACCGCCTCGCCGAACGCGGCGCGGACGTCTGCCTGGTGGGTGACGCCGGGGCTGCACGCCCGCTGAACCACGTGGTGCCGCTGCCGGCCGTGCACGAGCAGCTCTCACCGATCCTGGAGATCATGCCCCTGCAGCGGCTGGCGCACGCAATGGCGGCAGCCCGCCACCGGGACCCGGACGCTCCCCGCGGCCTGCGCAAGATCACGGAAACCTGGTGA
- the nagA gene encoding N-acetylglucosamine-6-phosphate deacetylase: protein MSPTLISASRVILPSDAKTSAVLEPGWVETDGGRITAAGPGLPAREPDADFPDATLAPGFVDAHIHGGGGFSFNDADPAAAAVRIADVHRAHGTTTLMASLVTAPLPQLEKAVAALAALVEEGVLAGIHLEGPWLSPDHRGAHTEDLLLAPEPAAVDRLMLAGRGTVRMVTIAPELEGGLAAIRQITGYGAVAAIGHTGAGYDLARQAIAAGATAGTHVFNAMRPLHHREPGPALALLEDPAVFAEVIADGVHLHPSLVRFIAASPARAVFVTDAMAAACAQEGRYQLGGLDVRVAGGEARLVSDGTIAGSILTLDAAVRHAVHDAGIPLADAVRAASQNPADMLGLTDVGRVEAGRKADLVVLSPELEVAAVMKAGRWLGPRD, encoded by the coding sequence GTGAGTCCCACGCTCATTTCCGCTTCCCGCGTCATCCTGCCCAGTGACGCCAAAACCAGCGCCGTGCTGGAGCCTGGCTGGGTTGAGACCGACGGCGGCCGGATCACCGCCGCGGGTCCCGGGCTGCCCGCCCGGGAGCCCGACGCCGATTTTCCGGACGCCACCCTCGCGCCGGGCTTCGTGGACGCCCACATCCACGGCGGCGGCGGCTTCAGCTTCAACGACGCCGACCCCGCTGCCGCCGCGGTCCGGATCGCCGATGTGCACCGCGCGCACGGCACCACCACGCTGATGGCCAGCCTGGTCACTGCCCCGCTTCCGCAGCTTGAGAAAGCGGTGGCCGCGCTGGCCGCGCTGGTGGAGGAAGGCGTCCTGGCCGGGATCCATCTGGAGGGCCCGTGGCTCAGTCCGGACCACCGGGGCGCCCACACCGAGGACCTTCTGCTGGCACCGGAACCGGCCGCCGTCGACCGGCTGATGCTGGCCGGGCGGGGCACCGTCCGGATGGTGACGATCGCACCTGAACTGGAAGGCGGCCTTGCAGCCATCCGGCAGATCACCGGCTACGGCGCTGTCGCGGCCATCGGCCACACCGGCGCCGGCTACGACCTGGCCCGGCAGGCGATCGCCGCTGGGGCCACCGCCGGGACGCATGTGTTCAACGCGATGCGGCCGCTGCACCACCGGGAACCCGGCCCTGCGCTGGCCCTGCTGGAGGACCCCGCGGTGTTTGCCGAGGTGATTGCCGACGGGGTCCACCTGCACCCGTCGCTGGTCCGCTTCATTGCCGCCAGTCCGGCGCGCGCCGTCTTCGTCACCGACGCCATGGCCGCGGCCTGCGCACAGGAAGGCCGGTACCAGCTGGGCGGGCTGGACGTCCGGGTGGCCGGCGGGGAGGCACGCCTGGTCAGTGACGGCACCATCGCCGGCAGCATCCTCACGCTGGATGCGGCCGTCCGCCACGCCGTCCACGACGCCGGCATCCCGCTCGCCGACGCCGTCCGTGCCGCCAGCCAGAACCCTGCGGACATGCTGGGGCTGACCGACGTCGGCCGCGTCGAGGCCGGGCGGAAGGCGGACCTGGTGGTGCTCTCTCCGGAGCTCGAGGTGGCCGCAGTAATGAAGGCAGGCCGCTGGTTGGGCCCCCGCGATTGA
- a CDS encoding NUDIX domain-containing protein — MAVRSAGLLLYRRNSGADVEVWIAHMGGPFWERKDERAWSIPKGEYLEEEDPLAAAQREFAEEMGVPAPTADYVLLGTFRQPSGKLITAFTAESAFKPEKILSNTFPLEWPKGSGAVQHFPEIDRAEWIGESEARSKLVKGQLPILDALLAHLRA, encoded by the coding sequence ATGGCTGTCAGGAGTGCAGGCCTTCTGCTGTATCGGCGGAACAGCGGGGCGGACGTGGAAGTGTGGATCGCCCATATGGGCGGCCCCTTTTGGGAACGCAAGGATGAGCGGGCCTGGTCGATTCCCAAGGGAGAGTACCTTGAGGAGGAGGATCCGCTCGCGGCGGCGCAGCGTGAGTTCGCCGAGGAAATGGGCGTCCCGGCGCCGACCGCGGACTACGTTCTGCTCGGCACCTTCCGGCAGCCCTCGGGCAAGCTCATCACGGCATTCACGGCCGAGTCCGCCTTCAAGCCCGAGAAAATCCTGAGCAACACTTTTCCGCTGGAGTGGCCCAAGGGCTCGGGGGCGGTCCAGCACTTCCCCGAGATCGACCGCGCCGAATGGATCGGTGAATCCGAGGCCCGCTCCAAGCTGGTCAAAGGCCAGCTGCCGATCCTCGACGCGCTGCTCGCGCACCTCAGAGCATGA